In Vibrio sp. FE10, the following are encoded in one genomic region:
- the tsaA gene encoding tRNA (N6-threonylcarbamoyladenosine(37)-N6)-methyltransferase TrmO: MYSIEPIGFIESPYKEKFAVPRQPRLVPTSTSRVRLVDAANCLESVRDIEQFSHVWLLFLFDKNLEAGWKPTVRPPRLGGNERIGVFASRATFRPNGIGMSAVELKGVSQEKRQTWLDLGSVDLVDGTPIIDIKPYIPYSDSIPDALGGFAADEPEVLDVNFSQQAQSKLSGHPQARHIIQVIKEVLGQDPRPAYKKGKPDSKEYAVNLFDLNVKFVVETLFINVTDIERF; encoded by the coding sequence ATGTACTCCATTGAACCTATTGGCTTTATAGAGTCTCCTTATAAAGAGAAGTTCGCGGTACCAAGGCAGCCTAGATTGGTGCCGACATCTACCTCCAGAGTCAGGCTGGTTGACGCGGCAAACTGTCTTGAGTCTGTTCGTGATATTGAGCAATTTAGCCATGTGTGGTTGTTGTTTTTGTTCGATAAGAACCTTGAAGCAGGCTGGAAACCAACCGTGAGGCCACCTCGACTGGGCGGTAATGAACGCATTGGTGTCTTCGCATCGCGTGCCACCTTTAGGCCGAATGGAATTGGCATGTCTGCGGTTGAACTAAAAGGTGTATCTCAAGAAAAGAGACAAACTTGGTTGGACTTGGGCAGTGTTGATCTCGTTGACGGCACACCTATCATCGACATCAAACCTTATATCCCCTACTCGGATTCGATTCCCGATGCACTCGGAGGGTTTGCCGCCGATGAACCTGAAGTGTTAGATGTGAACTTCTCGCAGCAAGCTCAAAGTAAGCTGTCTGGTCACCCACAGGCGCGCCATATCATTCAGGTGATCAAAGAAGTGCTAGGCCAAGATCCACGCCCCGCCTATAAGAAAGGCAAGCCAGACAGTAAAGAATATGCGGTAAATTTGTTCGATCTTAACGTGAAATTCGTTGTTGAAACGCTTTTCATCAATGTTACCGACATTGAACGCTTTTGA